The DNA segment GAGGTAGAGCAGGACGAACACCGCCATCAGCGCCAGGGCGATGGCCACCGTCAGCGCCTGCGCCGCGCGCTCCTGGCTCTCCACCTTGCCGCCCACGTCCACGAAGTAGCCCGTGGGCAGCTTCAGCTGCGTGGCCAGCACCTCCCGCACCTCCGCCGCCGTGCTGCCCAGGTCTCGGCCGGACACGCCCGCCTCCACCGCGATGCGCCGGCTGCCGGCTTCGCGGCGCACGCTCCCCGCGCCGGAGGTCTCCTCGATGGTGGCCAGCTGACTCAGCGGGATGCGCGTGCCGTCGTGCCCGTCCACCAGCAGGTTGCGGATGGCGTTCACGTCGCCCCGGCGGTGATCCGCCAGCCGGAGCACCAGGTCGTAGCGCCGCTGGCCTCGCCAGATCTGCGCGGACTCCTCACCCACGAGCCCCACGCGGACGGCCCGGATGACGTCGCCGGGCGTCAGTCCCACGCGCGCCACCGCCGCGCGGTTCACCGCGATGCGCAGCTGCGGCAGGCCGCTCAGCCGCTCCACCCGCAGATCCTCCACGCCGTCTACTTTCGACATCAACGCGCGCGTGCGCTCCGCGAGCTCCGAAAGCGTGTCCAGGTCCGGCCCGAAGACGCGCACGGAGAGGTCCGCGGGGCTGCCTCCCAGCCCCTCGTCGATGCGCATCCCCAGCGGCGTGGTGAAGAGCACCGACACGCCGGGCACCTTCCCCACCGCCTCGCGCATCCGCGACTCCAGCGTCTCGCGGCCTCCGAGGGTGTCCTTCTTGAGGACCACCAGCACGTCGGACAGGGTGTGGGGCATCGGGTCCTCGGTGCGCTCGGCGCGGCCGGTGCGGCGCACCACGTCCTCCACCTCCGGGAACTCGCGCAGCACGTCCTCCACGCGGTGGTTGAGGCGATCCACCTCGTCCAGTGACGCCTCCGCCGGCAGCACCGTCTGGAGCAGGAACGCGCCCTCGTCCAGCCGGGGCATGAAGTCGCTGCCCACCATGAAGGCCAGGCCCAGCGCAGGCACGGTGATGGCCAGCGCCACCACGCGCACCAGGCCTGCGTGGCGCATGCACTTGTCCAGGATCGGCGCGTACGCGGCCTTCACCTTGCGGATGATCCACACATCCTCCGGCGAGTCCTCGCGCGGCGCGCGCAAGAGGAGTCCCGACACCACCGGCACCAGCGTGAGCGCCAGCGCGAGCGACGCGGCCAGGCACGCCACCACTGCCGCCGCGAGCGGCTGGTACATGCGGCCCTCGATGCCCGACATCGCGAAGAGCGGGATGAACACCGAGACGACGATGAGCGTGGCGTAGGCGATGGGGCGGCCCACTTCCATCGCCGCCGCCAGCGCCTCGTCGCGCACCGAGCGGCGGCCCTTGCCCTCGCGCAGGTCGTGGATGACGTTCTCCACGACGATGATGGCCGCGTCCACCAACAGGCCCACCGCGATGGCGAGGCCTCCCAGCGTCATCGTGTTCAACCCGATGCCCGCCGCCTTGAGCAGCAGTCCCGCAAGCGCCAGCGACAGGGGTAGGGTGAGCGTAACGATGAGCGCCGCGCGCCAGTCCCCGAGCAGCAGGAAGAGCACGCCCACCACCAGGAACGCGCCCAGCAGGATGGCCCGGCCCACGCCTCCCAGCGCGGATCCCACCAGCTCCGATTGGTCATAGACGACGCGCAGATGCACGCCCGGTGGCAGCGAGCGTCGCAGCTCGTCGATGGCCGCGCGCACGCCCTCGGCGACGAGCACGGTGTCGGCGCCGAACTGCTTGCTCACGCGGCAGCTCACCACCTCGCCGTCCAGCCGGTGCGCCATGCCCCGGCGCGGCGCGGGGGCTTCGCGCACGTCCGCCACGTCTCCCAGCAGCACGGGCGTCCCATCCCGCAGCGCGACCACGGTGTTGTTCAGGTCCTCCACCGTCTCCGCCCGGCCTACCGCGCGCACGGCCCACTCCATGGGGCCCTGCGTGATGAAGCCTCCGGAGGCGTTGACGCTGGCGCCCTCCAGGCCGTGCTGCACCTCGTCCAGCGTGATGCCTCGCGCCACCAGTTGATCCGGATCCAGCAGCACCTGGAACTGGCGCAGGTAGCCGCCCAGCCGCTCCACGCCCGCGACGCCGGGCACCGCGAGCAGCCGGTTCTTGATGTCGAACTCCGCCAGGTCGCGCAGCGCCATCAGGTCCGCGCTGCCGGGCTCCGCCTCCAGCGTGAACTCGAAGACCTCATTGAGCCGGCCGGTGAGGCTGGACACGAGCGGCGTGTCGGTGCCGGGTGGCAGCTCGCTCGCGGCCTGCGCCACGCGCTCCGCGACGTACTGGCGGCTGCGGAAGTAGTCCGCGTCCGGTTCGAACTCGACCGTCACCTGCGTGACGCCCAGCTGCGAGGTGGAGCGGATGCGGCGCACCTCCGGCAGGCCCGCCAGCGCCACCTCCATGGGGATGGCCACCGCCGTCTCCAGCTCCTCGGCGCCCATGGCCGCGTTCTGCACGATGACGTTGAAGATGGGCGCGGACAGATCCGGGAACACGTCCTGGCGCAGGTTGCGGAGCGCCATCGCGCCAAAGGCCGCCAGCGCCAGGACGACGAGCACCGTCAGCCCGGGCCGAGAAAAGGACGCGCGGAGGATGCGCCCCGGCAGCGTCGTGCGCGGATCAGTGTCCATGCTCATCGCCTCCGCCCTGGGACTTCTCCACCTCGGCCTTGAGCAGGAACGCGCCCTCCACCACCACCTCGTCGCCCACGGCGAGCCCCTTCAGGACCTCCACCTGCGTGCCCAGGCTGCGGCCCCGGCCCACCTCGCGCTGCTCGAAGACGCCTGCCTCCGGCGTGGGCAGGAACGCCACCCAGCCATTCTCCAGCCGCTGGAGCGCCGCCGCGGGCACGGCCGTGAGCGTGGCGCCCGGCTCTCCCAGCGGGATGGACGCGGACGCGGACATGCCCGGCCGCAGGAACCCCTTGCCGTTGTCCAACTCCAGGCGCACGGGGATGGTGCGGCTGTGGGGATCCACGCGCTGCCCCACGTGGCCCACCTTCGCGGTGAACTCCTGGCCCGGGAACGCGGCGAAGGTGACGCGCGCGTCCGCGCCGGGCTTCAGGCGCACGGCGTCCCGTTCGAACGCGTGGACGATGAGCCACAGCGACGACAGGTCGCCCACGCGGAAGAGCGGTTGAGACGGGTCGGCCATCTGCCCCAGCCGTGCGGTGCGCTCCACGACGGTGCCGTCGATGGGCGCCTTGAGGACGAAGCCGGACGTGCCCTCACCGCTGGCGCTGCCCGCGCCCAACGCCGTGAGCGCGGCCTTCGCGGCGGCGACCTCCGCCTCCGCGGCTGCCGCGTCCGCTTCAGCGGCCTGCGCGTCCTTGCGCGCGACGATGCGTTCCTCGGCCAGCGTGCGCTTTCGGTCCGCGGCCTGCCGTGCGGCGGTGGCGCGGGCCTGGGTGGCCTGGAGGTCCGCGCGGGCTCGGCCCAGCTCCGGACTCTGGAGCTCCGCCAGCCGCTGGCCCTGCTTCACGGCCTGGCCCGTCGTCACGGCGACGGAGGCCACGCGCGCGGAGACCGGCGAGGACACCTCCGCGTAGGCGTCCTCACTGAAGGTCAATTCGCCCAGCGCGGTGACACTCTCTCCGCCCGGACGGGCCTCCACCTTCGCGGTGGTGACGCGCAGGTCCCGGAGCATCTCCTGGGGGACGTGCACGTGGATGACGTCACCGGACTCGACGTGGAGCTTCTCCTTGGCTTCCTCGTCGTGGCCGTGTTCGTGCGCGTCGTCGTGTTCCGCCTTGGAGGACTTGCAGGCGGTGAGGCCCACGAGGACGGACAGCAGCAGCAGCGTGGGCTTCATGGCAGGACTCCCGTTTCCACTTCCAACTGCACACGAGCAAGGGCCAATCGCAGCAGGCCGTCGAGCCACGCGGCCCGCGCCTCCAGCGTGTCGCGACGGACGAGGAGGAAGGCCGCGAGGTCCATCTCCCCGGCGTCATAGGAGCGCTGCGCCAGCGCCTCGTTGTCATCCAGGAGCGGCAGCACCTGCTCCAGGGTCCCGAGGGCGCCGAGGCTCGCGCGGTAGCGATACTTCGCGGCCTGGACCTGGGCGGGCACGACGGTGCGCGCGGCGGTCAGCTCCTGCTCGGCGCGGCTTGCATCCGCTTCCCCCACGAGGCGCGCTTCCTGGCCGCGAGCGAAGACGGGCAGGGGGACGCTGAGCGTTCCCAGGAACACCGTCTCGTCCGCCTCCTTCTGGTAGCGCGCGCCCACCGTCACGTCCGGCAGCACCTGGCGCCGGCCCAGCGTCGCGGCGGCCTTCGCCTGGACCTGCTCCTGTTCCAGGGCCACCAGGTCCGCGCGCGCTCCAGCGCCGTCCGTCACCTCGCGGACGGGCGCCCGCGCGAGTGAGCGCAGATCATCGTCGTAGGTCACCATGGGCCTCGCGCGGTAGCCCACGCGGACCTCCAGCTCTTCTCGCAGCGCGAAGATCTCGCCATCCGCGACCTGGAGCTCCGCGCGCGCCCGGGCGTGCGCCACCTTCGCCACGTTCACGTCCACGGCCGGAACGTCACCGGCCGCGTAGCGCTGCTCCGTGGCCTTGACGGTGCGCACCGCCGCTTCCGCCGCGGCCTCCACCAGCTTCTTCCGCTCCCCGGCTTGCAGGAGACGCAGGTAGGCGGCGGCCACGTCTCCCAGGAGGAGCCGCTCCGCGTCGCGCAGCCGGGCCTCCTCCATGGACAGGCCCGCGCGCGCCGCATCACGCCGCAGGCCCTGCTTGCCGCCCAGCTCGAAGGGCTGCGACAGGCCCAACGCGAGGTCCAGGCCGTAGACGCCATTGGGGAGCCGGCGCGGGCCTACCTGAACGTCGAGCTGGGGGTTCTCGCGCAGGAGCGGCGCGGCGCTCGCCAGGGGTCCCTGGGCTGCGCGGACGCGGGCCCGGGCCTCGACCAGCGCCGGGGCGTGCTCGCGCGCCAGGGCGAAGACGTCCTGGAGGGTGATGCGGGATGGATCCGCGCCACCAGGGCGCGGCCAGAGCAGGACGGCGGCCAGCCCGAGGGCGGCCGTCGCGGAACGGATGGGCACGGAAGAGGACCTCTGCGGAAGGCGGGCCGCGCGCACCCATGCACCCGGGCAGGAGGCCGGGCACACCGGTGGCGGGGCGCGTGCGAACGACGATGGACGCGGGCCTTAAGCGAGAGGAACTATGGGGACGTGCAGGATGTCATCCGCGTCGGCGGAGGACGGCTCCGAGGCTTCGGGAGTGATGGGAGCCTCCCGGAACAGGGAGCCTGCGAGGCCCGGCAGCGGCACTGCGACGGCCAGGGGCTTCGCGTGCGTGCAGCAGGCGCAGTCCACGCAGGTGGGAGCGCACTGGCCCTGCGCGTCGTCATCCGCGCAGCCCGTGAGGCACGTCTCCGCCTGCTGCGCCGGCCCGAAGGCATGCGCGAGCCCGCCCCCGATGGGAGCGAGCAGCATCAGGCAGATGAAGAGCCAGAGTCGGAGCACTGGAGCGGTCTTCTAGCACGCTCCGGTGGAAGTGCGCACGTCGTGAGGGCAGGGCGGGCGGCGCGAGGAGCGCTGCTCAGCCGCCAATGCCCTTGCGCAGCCGGGACCAGTCGAAGTTGGCCGCCGGATCGTCCTTGCGGCCCTTGGGCACGGCCACGTCCTTGTGCCCGACGATGTTCTTCGCCGGCACGTCGTACTCCTGCTTCAGGTAGCCCACGAGCTTCGTCAGCGACTTGTACTGCGCCTCCGTGAAGGCCGTCTTGCCGCTGCCGTCGTTGACGATCTCGATGCCGATGGAGCGCGCGTTCACGTCCGTGGGCACGCCGTGCAGCTCCCCCTTGCCCGCGTGCCACGCGCGCTTGGTGTCGCCGACCAGCTGGTAGATCTTCCCGTCGCGGTCCAGCATGTAGTGCGCGGACACCTTGCTGTCCGGGTTGCGCATCCACGACAGGTCCCCGGAGCCGTTGTTGGTGCCGGTGTGGTGCAGCACGATGGTGTCGATGTCCGCGCCGTTGCGCGAGTCGCTGTTGGGCGAGGGCGCGCTGATGACCGCGGGCTTGGTGAACTTCCCGGGCTCGGTGGGCGGAGGTGTCGTCGTCTTGAGCGCCTTCGTCAGCGCCGCCGCCGTCTGCGCCCCGTAGTAGCCGGTGGCGGAGATCTTGTTGGCCGTCTGGAACTTCTTCACCGCCGCCTCGGTCTGCGGCCCGAAGGAGCCGGCGCCCGAGTTCATCTGCGCCTGCGTCATGTAGCCCAGCTTCACCAGCCCCTGCTGAAGCTGCTTCACCTTCGCCCCGGAGTCGCCCTTGCCCAGGCCGGCCGGCGGCGCCGTGAGGGCCGTGGACGCGGCCGCGGCGCGCGCGGGAGCGGCGGTGCGGGGGGCCGTGGCGGCGGTGCTCGCGGGCGCGTTGGCGGTGGCGCGGGGGGTCGGGGCGCGGACGGTCATGGTGTACGATTCCAGGAATAGTGGATAGCTGTTGCTTTCGCGATTATCGGCGGCGTGTGCAGGAAGTTGTGTGCCGGGAGTGAAACGAAGCCGCCCCGACATCCGGCGTGGGGGCCGGGCATCGGGGCAGCGTCTTCGTCCGGGGCTACTCGAAGAAGGCGGGTGTCCCCCGCTGGAATGGCTGTCGTCCGGGCGGGCGGGTCGCCCTCTGGAGAACGTCAGCTGCCGGTGGCGCGGCGCGGCGACTCGGCGCGTCCGGCCACGTCACCCCGCACCAGCGAGTACGGGTCCAACGGGTCTCCACCCAGCGCCTCCAACGACACCAGGGTGCCCAAGTCCATGCGCCGCGCGTGCTCCAGCAGCAGGCGCGTCACCACGTGGTCCTCCAGCGCGTGGCCGGTGGAGTCGAACACGGTGTTGCGCTCGCGCCAGCCCTCGAACTCCTCCGGCTGCTGCACCACGGTGGCCAGGTCCGGGCCAATCTGGTCCGGGTGGAGCTGCTGACACTCGCCCTCCTGGCGCGCCTGGGCGGGAAAGTCCGGCACGACGAGGCTGCGGCGCAAGAGCGCCAGGGGCAGCTCCGCCTTGCCCGGCTGGTCCGAGCCCACCGCGTTGACGTGCGCGTGCGGCTGGAGCGCGTGGCCGGAGATGACGGCCCCCGCGCCCGGGGCAACGGTGGTCGCGGTGCAGAGGATGTCCGAGCGCATCTCCAGGTCCGGCAGCAGCGTGGGCCGCACATCCAGCCCCAGGAACGCCACGCGCCGCACGAAGGAGCGCGCCGCGTCTGGATCGATGTCGTGCACCAGCACCTGCTCCAACCGGAACACGCGGCTGAGCGCATGCAACTGAGACACGGCCTGCGCACCGCAGCCCACCAGCCCCAGCACCCGGCTGTCCGGAGACGCCAGGTAGCGGCTGGCCACCGCCGACGCCGCGCCGGTGCGCAGCGCCGTGGCGAACACCCCGTCCATCACCGCCGCCAGGTGGCCCGTCTTCACGTCATAGACGCTGTGGGATGCGACGAGCGTCGGCATTCCTGAGTCACCCCGGTTGCCGGGGAGGGAGGCGGACACCCTCACGGTCAAGCTGTCCCCGCGCCGCAGGGCGGGCATCCAGCCCATCGTCCCGGAAGGCCGCGAGTCGCTCACCACCTGGAAGCCCTCCCGCTTGGGGACCTGCAGGACGGACTCGTCGAACTCCCTCAATGCCACGGTGAGTGCGTGGATGAGCTCGTCCATCAGGACGTCCAGGCCCACGCCTTCCACGAGCGCGCGTAAGTCAGTGGGGCCGAGCAGCAGGGTGCGAGGAGCCGGGAGCGTCATGTACGCGGAGTCTACGCCCCTGACAGGAATTGCAACGGGTCAGTTTTGATTGCGAATTCCTGTCTTGCTGTGGCTTTTGAATACAGGTGCAGGGAACAAGGCGGAGAAGGGGCTGTGTTGGAAGCGGGCGCCCGACATCCGGCGGACACCTACGGGGCCCCGGCCTCGTGTCCGCCCGCTGAGCCGCTCCACCCCCAACGCCCGAGTGAACGCCTCCTTGAAGCCCCCTGTTCCCAGGACGCCCGTACTCACCCCCGTCACCGACCTGTCTCACCGCCGCGCCGATGAGGCGCCCGGTGCGCCACTCGCGCGCATCCTCCTGGTGGACGACACGCCGGCGAACCTGCTCGCCCTGGAGGCCATCCTGGAGCCGCTCGGTCAGCAGGTGGTGTCGGTGCGCTCCGGCGACGAGGCGCTGAAGGCGCTGCTGTTGGACGAGTACGCGTGCGTGCTGATGGACGTGCAGATGCCGGGGCTGGACGGCCTGGAGACGGCGCGTCTGGTGCGCACCCGCGAGCGCACGAAGCACCTGCCCATCCTCTTCATCACCGCGCTCAGCCGCGAGGCGGCCTACGTCACCCGGGGCTACGAGTACGGCGCGGTGGACTACCTGCTCAAGCCGGTGGATCCGAACATCCTGCGCGCCAAGGTGTCCGTGTTCGTGGAGCTGTACCTGCGCGGTGAGAAGCTGCGGCAGCAGGCGCTGGAGCTGGCGGAGCGCCGGCGCGTGGAGGAGGAGCTGCAACGCGCGACGGAGCTCGAGCAGCAGCTGGTGGGAATCGTGGGGCACGACATCCGCACACCGCTCGCGGCCATCCTCACCACGGCCAACGTCCAGCTGTCCCGTGAGGTGCTGCCGGACGCCCAGCGCAAGGCCTTCGAGCGGGTGGCTCGGGGCGGCGAGCGCATCCAGGGCATCGTGGATCAGCTGTTGGACTTCACCCGTGCGCGCGTGGGCGGCGGCATCCCGGTGGTGCCGGGCGCGGGCGACCTCAACGAGCTATGCCGCAAGCTCGTGGACGAGCTGCGCGCGGCGAAACCGGAGCGCTCCATCCTGTGCGACTTCGCCCGCGACAGCCTCCCGGGCGTGTGGGACCTGGACCGGCTGGCGCAGGTGGTGGCCAACCTGCTGGACAACGCGCTCAAGTACAGCCCGCGAGACACGCCCGTGCGCCTGCGCACCTTCGAGCAGGGCGTGGACACCGTCTATCTGGAGGTCCAGAACGCCGGGGCCCCCATCCCCGCGCACCTCCTGCCCACGCTCTTCCAGCCCTTCCGCCGCGGCGACGGCCCGGGCCAGCGCGAGAGCCTGGGCCTGGGGCTCTACATCGCGCGCAGCATCGTGGAGGCCCACCGCGGCACCCTCCGGGTGGAATCGACCCCGGACGTTGGTACGATCTTCTCCCTGTGTCTTCCGCGTCAGGCTTTGGTTGAGACACGCGCGCACTCCGCGTGCGCGGGCGTCTCCACGCCGATGACGGCGTGAGACACAAGGCCGTTCGCGTCACCGACAGTGCATTGCAGTGGTGGCTGATTACTCCACATAAAAGGCATACAACAATCCATCCACATCAAAACCTCTCATAAGATGAGGCAAGCATGTGGAGGGTTTGCTACAATGCCAGACGCCCGGGAGGCAGTCCGTCCGGGCGTGAAATGTGTCCGCTTTGGGGAGGGTGCGCGACAAATGAACGACAACTCGACGTGGATTCCCGTGGAAGGAAGCGACCCGATTCGTGCGTGGGTGCGACGCCCCGCCTCTGGAACGGGTCCGGCCCTGCTGCTGCTGATGGTGGAGGCGTTCGAGGGAAACGCCCACCTGAAGCTGATGGCCGAGCGCTTCAGTGAAGAGGGCTACGTGGTGGTGGTGCCCGACCTCGCCTCACGAGGAGAACCGGAAGAGGTGGACCTGAAGCCGGTGGTGGCCTGGGCGCGCTCGCTACCGGAGGTGGTGGGACTGCGGGGCAAGAAGCAGGTCGGCGCGCTGGGCTACGGGCTGGGTGGGACGCTGGCCGCGCAGCTGGCGGCGCACGCGCACGTGGACTGCGCGGTGGCCTACTGCGCGCCCGGCATGGAGGACGTGCTCGCGCAGGGCGGTGAGAACGCGGCCCCCATGGTGGTCCACTACGCGGAGTGGGACGGCTTCGTGCCCCCGGCCGCGGTGGCGCGGGTGAAGCAGCACGTCAGCGTCGACGTGGAGCTGTACGTGTACCAGGGCGTGCGCCACGGCTTCTTCCGCGAGGGCTCGCCGGCCTGGAACCGGCCCTCGATGATGACGGCGCACACGCGCACCCTCGCGCTGCTCAAGCGCGTGATGGGGCCGCGCTACGACCTGGCCGCGCTGTGGGACAAACACACGGAGCTGGAGTTCGCCGCCCGCGACGCGGACGCGACCATGAAGACCATGGTGTCGCACCCGTACGTCAACAGCGTGCCGGTGATGACGGGTGGCGTGGGCGCGGAGTACCTGCACCGCTTCTACGAAAACCACTTCGTGCACGCCAACCCCAAGGACACGAAGATGACCCTGCTGTCGCGCACCGTGGGCGCCGACCGTGTGGTGGACGAGTTCATCTTCAGCTTCACCCACGACATCGAGATGGACTGGATGCTCCCCGGCATCCCGCCCACCGGGAAGTACGTGGAGGCGGCCTTCGTGGCGGTGGTGAACTTCCGCGGCGACAAGCTCTACCACGAGCACATCTACTGGGATCAGGCCGCCGTCCTGGTGCAGCTGGGCCTGATTGACCGCAAGGGCCTGCCCGTCACCGGCGCCGAGGCCGCGCGCAAGCTGCTGGATGAGACCCTCCCGTCCAACACCCTGATGGAGAAGTGGGACGAGAGCGCGCCGTCCAACAACCGCAAGGCCGGCTGACTCAAGCCGGGATGACGCCCGCGCCCCGGGTTCGTCGCTACCCAGGGCGCGGTGTCTGACTTTCACGGGCTGGGATGCGCGGAGCCATTGCGCCGGCTCCTCTGGGATGTCCACAATGCAGCACCTCACTGGATGGTCCAGAGGGGCTACGTTTCCCAGACTTCCTCTGGATTTGGCGCCGCTCCCGGATGCGACTCTCCCTTTCGCAGAAGCTCACGCTGGCGCCGCTGTTGGTGGCGCTGTTCTTCACTGTCCTCTTCTTCGGCTACCTCATCCCGCGTGTCAGCTCCGCCTTCGAGGCGCAGGGCCGGGACGTGGGAGGCGCGTTGCCCGCGGCGCTGGCGGCCACGCTGCCCGCGGCGATGCCCGGGGGCCAGACGGAGGCGCTCCAGGCGGTGCTGGATCAGGCGGTCCGCCACCACCAGGTGGCCTACGTGGCCGTCTTCGACGGGACCGGGCAGCTGCGCGCGGTGGCGGGCGAGTACGCCACCGCGATGCGGGAGCTGCGCGACCGGCTGGCCCGCGCGCAGGGTGAGGCGACGTTCTACGTGCGGGACGCGGAGCTGTTGGACGTGAGCTCGCGCTTCGCGAACGGCGCGGGCACCGTGCACGTGGGCTTCAACCGCACGTCGGCGCGCGCGCAGGTGCGGGCCATCACCACCGGGGTGAGCGTGGTGATGGTGCTGGCGCTCGCGCTCTTCGTCGTCGTGGGCATCGTGCTGGCGCGCCGGGTGGCGGCGCCGCTGGTGCAGCTGACGGCGGCCGCCCAGCGCATCGCGGAGCACGGCGACCTGCGCGAGACGGTGCGCGTGGAGGGCTCGGACGAGGTGGCCCAGCTGTCCAAGGCCTTCTCCCTGATGGTGTCCAAGGTGAAGGACCTCTTGCAGCAGTTGCAGGGCTCGTCGGACCTGCTGCGCGGCTCGGTGGACCACCTGAACGACTCCGCGGGCCGGCAGAACGAGATGGTGTCCCGCCACGCCGCCGCGCTGCAGGAGACGCAGGTGACGGCGCAGGAGATCCGCCAGACGTCGGTGGTGGCGTCGCGTGCGGCGGAGACGGTCATCGACGTGGCGGAGCGCGCGGAGGTGCTGGGCAAGACGGGCGAGATCGCCATCACCGAGAGCATCGAGGGGATGGTGGCGCTGCGCGCGCAGGTGGAGCAGATCGCCGAGCGCATCATGGCCCTGGGCGAGCGCACCGAGCAGATCTCCGGCATCACGGAGACGGTGAAGGACCTGGCGGACCAGTCCCACCTGCTCGCGGTGAACGCGGCCATCGAGGCGGCGCGCTCCGGGGAGCACGGCAAGGGCTTCGCGGTGGTGGCCCGGGAGATTCGCGGCCTGGCGGACCAGTCCATCCGCGCGACGAACCAGGTGCGCGGCATCCTGGCGGACATCAGCACCGCCATCTTCGCCACGGTGGAGATCACGGCCGCGGGTACGCAGCGCATGGAGACGGGCCTGGCCCAGGTGCGCACGTCCGGGGACACGCTGCGCCAGCTGTCCTCCATCGTGCGGGACAGCGTGGTGTCCGCCCGTCAGATTTCGCAGACGGTGAACCAGCAGGCCACCGGCATCGAGCAGATCTTCACCGCCGTCAACGAGCTCAACACGGTGATGGGCGACACGGTGAAGCGCATCGCCACCACCAGCGAGTCCGCCGTGTCGCTCAAGCTCCTGTCGGAGCGCGTGGCGGCGATGGTGCGCGACTACCGGCTGTAACCGGGCGGAGGCGGGGCGCGAACCGCTCCACCACCTGGGCCAGGGTGCGCGTAGTGGCGGCGCCGGGTTCGTTCACCCGGGCCGCGAGGAAGGCGGCCCCCAGCCGGGCCACCGACGACACGACGAAGAGCACGTGCAGGTTCACCCAGAGGTGGCCGCCCAGCATGAACTGCTGGGGCACGCGCGCCGC comes from the Corallococcus exiguus genome and includes:
- a CDS encoding alpha/beta fold hydrolase, whose protein sequence is MNDNSTWIPVEGSDPIRAWVRRPASGTGPALLLLMVEAFEGNAHLKLMAERFSEEGYVVVVPDLASRGEPEEVDLKPVVAWARSLPEVVGLRGKKQVGALGYGLGGTLAAQLAAHAHVDCAVAYCAPGMEDVLAQGGENAAPMVVHYAEWDGFVPPAAVARVKQHVSVDVELYVYQGVRHGFFREGSPAWNRPSMMTAHTRTLALLKRVMGPRYDLAALWDKHTELEFAARDADATMKTMVSHPYVNSVPVMTGGVGAEYLHRFYENHFVHANPKDTKMTLLSRTVGADRVVDEFIFSFTHDIEMDWMLPGIPPTGKYVEAAFVAVVNFRGDKLYHEHIYWDQAAVLVQLGLIDRKGLPVTGAEAARKLLDETLPSNTLMEKWDESAPSNNRKAG
- a CDS encoding methyl-accepting chemotaxis protein, producing the protein MRLSLSQKLTLAPLLVALFFTVLFFGYLIPRVSSAFEAQGRDVGGALPAALAATLPAAMPGGQTEALQAVLDQAVRHHQVAYVAVFDGTGQLRAVAGEYATAMRELRDRLARAQGEATFYVRDAELLDVSSRFANGAGTVHVGFNRTSARAQVRAITTGVSVVMVLALALFVVVGIVLARRVAAPLVQLTAAAQRIAEHGDLRETVRVEGSDEVAQLSKAFSLMVSKVKDLLQQLQGSSDLLRGSVDHLNDSAGRQNEMVSRHAAALQETQVTAQEIRQTSVVASRAAETVIDVAERAEVLGKTGEIAITESIEGMVALRAQVEQIAERIMALGERTEQISGITETVKDLADQSHLLAVNAAIEAARSGEHGKGFAVVAREIRGLADQSIRATNQVRGILADISTAIFATVEITAAGTQRMETGLAQVRTSGDTLRQLSSIVRDSVVSARQISQTVNQQATGIEQIFTAVNELNTVMGDTVKRIATTSESAVSLKLLSERVAAMVRDYRL